In Kiritimatiellales bacterium, a genomic segment contains:
- a CDS encoding helix-turn-helix domain-containing protein: MKITDTGDAILVMGATPEEKKRFLSMVNKTEEKPSKPKLITRKQAAEILGTCPETIKRYVKRGLIRQINFTCRQVRYDEPEIIEFARIGDVASRGGE; this comes from the coding sequence ATGAAGATTACAGATACCGGGGACGCGATTCTGGTAATGGGAGCAACTCCCGAAGAAAAGAAACGGTTTCTTTCGATGGTTAATAAAACCGAAGAAAAACCGTCTAAACCAAAACTGATTACACGAAAACAGGCAGCTGAGATTCTCGGCACCTGCCCTGAAACCATCAAACGGTACGTCAAACGCGGATTGATCCGGCAGATTAATTTCACCTGCCGTCAAGTCCGGTATGATGAGCCGGAAATCATTGAATTCGCCCGAATCGGCGATGTTGCAAGTCGAGGAGGTGAATAA